AGATGGTGGAACAGTTTACTTCTTCTCTATGGCAACCTCTTTCACAAAAGCTGCTTTAGGAGCGGAAGGTGTTGGTAAAGATATTACAATGATCATTGGAAACGGGTATACGAAAGGGCATGCTGAGCTAACCCTTCAAATAGTCAAAGAATCTAAAATAATCAGAGAAACCTTTGAAAAATTATACCTTTAAGGAGGTGGCTCTCTTGAACATACCTAGAAATTTTAAAGATATTCCTCTGTGGAAAAATGTAACAAATGAGGAATGGAATGATTGGCATTGGCAATTAAAAAACAGAATCACTACAGTAGAAGAATTAGACCAGGTGGTTAATTTAACCGATGAAGAAAAAGAAGGAATTAAAAATACTTTAAAAACGATGAGGATGGCTATTACACCTTATTATGCTTCTTTAATGGATCCAAACAATCCAAGATGTCCTATAAGAAGGCAAGCTATTCCAACATCGAAAGAATTGAAACAAGGCGAATGGGATCAATTAGATCCCTTACATGAAGATTCTGATTCTCCTGCTCCCGGACTTACACATCGATATCCAGATCGGGTTCTTTTTCTAATAACTGATATGTGTTCCATGTACTGCAGACACTGTACCAGAAGAAGATACGCTGGCCATTATGACACTCATAGAAAAAAAGGAGAAATTGAAGCAGCACTTCAGTATATAAGAGATACCCCACAAGTTAGAGATGTACTTTTATCAGGTGGAGATGCGTTAATGGTTGGAATCCCAGTTTTAGAATATATATTAAAAGAGTTAAAAAATATTCCACACGTAGAAGTGGTAAGAATAGGGACAAGGATACCTGTTGTTTTCCCACAATTGATCACCAATGAACTAATTGATGTATTGAAAAAGTATCATCCTTTATGGATTAATACCCAATTCAATCATCCAAAGGAAATAACTCCTGAATCTGCCCAGGCATGTAGTAAACTGGCCGATGCTGGAATTCCGCTTGGAAACCAATCTGTCTTACTCAGAGGAGTGAACGACAGCAAGTATATAATAATGGATTTAGTACATGAATTAGTGAAGTTAAGAGTCAGGCCATACTATTTATATCAATGTGATTTATCTGAAGGCATTGAACATTTTAGGACATCTGTATCAAAAGGCATAGAGATAATGGAATCGCTTATTGGACATACTTCTGGTTTTGCTGTTCCTGCGTTCGTAGTTGATGCACCGGGTGGGGGTGGAAAAATTAGGATAATGCCAAATTATTTGATCTCTCAAAACAAAGACACTATAATTTTGAGAAATTATGAAGGGGTAATTACCGCTTATCATGAACCAAAAGATACTTCAACAGATGTAGATGACGCTATTTATAGAGAAAAATATAATTGGTATGGAGTTGCTAGATTATTTGAAGACAAGGAAAAACTAAGTCTAGAACCAGATCTTCTTGAAAGACACGAGCGAGTAAAGTTAAGAAAGAAATACGATGATATAGGAGGACAGAATGAAATACGAAGAGATAAAAATCAACCAAACGTATGAAACACAAAAAATTATAACAGGCCAGATGGTCGAAACTTTCGCAGAAATAACCGGTGATAAAAATCCACTTCATTTAGATGAAGAATTCGCTTCAAAAACTATTTTTAAGAAAAGAATAGCTCACGGTATATTGAGTTTAGGTATAATTTCCTCAGTTCTTGGTATGGAATTTCCCGGTCCAGGAACCATCTATATGAAGCAAGAAACTAAATTTTTAAAACCTATCTATATAGATGAAAAAATCACAATAAAAATAACTGTGAAAGAAAAGATACCAGATAAATCTCGCTTGATATTAGTTACACAGATAATAAAAGAAGATGGTTCTTTAGGTATTGATGGAGAAGCTTTAGTAATGTTCAAGAATTAACTTTAGAGAGGTCATAAAAATTGAAGAGCATTGCTTTGGTTGGATTAGAAAAAAATACAGGTAAAACAGAAACTTTAAATTACATATTAAAAAATTTAGATAAAAGAGTTGGAGTTACTTCAATTGGATTTGATGGTGAAATAAGAGATCAATTAACATTCCTATCAAAACCCCAAATAAAAATAAAAAAAGGAACAATATTTGCAACTGCTGAAAAAACTTATTATCAAAAAAAATTTAGCTCAGATATATTATCAGTTGAAAATACTTTAAGAACACCCATAGGGAAAGTAATCATTGCAAATGCTTTGGAAGATGGTGAAATAATCTTAGCTGGTCCTCAAAAGACAAAAGATCTAAAATATCTTATCAAGAAAATGGAAAACTTTGGTGCCGATATAATTTTAATTGATGGAGCACTTTCACGACTTTCTTCTGCTTCTCCAAGTATTTCAGAAACAATGATTCTTGCAACAGGTGGTTCTTTAAGTTTAAATATAGATACAATAGTCAAAAAGACAAAATTTATTACTGATTTAATAATGCTGGAAAAAGAAGAAAATGATAAACTGCCAAACCTTCCCAATGGAATTTATTCAATTAACGATAAAATAATTAAATTACCAATAAAATCCTTAATGGGCTTGGAAGAAATGGAAAAATTTCAAAATATCTTTGAAGAATTTGGAAAAAAGCTCTACATTAGTGGGGCTTTGAGCGAAACTTTTATCAACTTTTTATGCAAAAAAAACTACATAGAGGAAATAGAAATAATCGTTCAAGATTTTACCAAAATTTTTGTAAATCCTGAAACTTTCAGTGTTTTTACTCACAAGGGAGGAAAAATAAAAGTACTTCAAAAACCAAAACTTTTAGCTGTAACTATAAATCCTTTTTCTCCGTATGGATATGAAATAAATACAGATATTCTTAAAAATAGATTAGAAGATAAAATCAATGTTCCTATCATTAATATTAGAAAAGAAGGGAGAATATTGCAAAAGCTTTTGCAATAATCATTTAGAATTGTATTTTCTTAATAGTAAAACTGAAGGAGGCTCTTCAATGAACAAATTAGATTTAGATAAAAAGAAAATTGAATATGCCAGAAGTCTAGCAAGAAAAATAGCTGTTGATGTTCAAACTTTTGTTGAAAAAAAATCAACCATATCAACCGAAAGAACCATTTGCAGATTACTGGGAATAGATGGAGTTGATAGAAACGGTATACCTCTTCCAAATGTGGTAGTGGATCATATCAAATCAAGTGGTTTACTAAACGATGGTGCTGCTTATATAATTGGAAAGGCAATTATAGAAACTAATTTATCTCCACAAAAAATCGCTGAAGAAATTGCCCAAGAAAAAATAGAACTTTCAAAGATAACTATAAATGATGAGTTGAAAATAAAAGAAAGCTTACAACCATATGTTGATTCAATGATCAATCTGATAAAACAGAATAAAAAAATCAGAGAAGATTATATAAATAAAATTGGTGAAGGATTGCAACCATACTTATACGTTATTGTTGCTACTGGGAATATTTATGAAGATGTAATTCAAGCACAGGCGGCAGCAAGACAAGGAGCAGACATAATTGCTGTTATACGATCAACAGGTCAAAGTCTATTGGATTATGTCCCATTTGGACCTACTACAGAAGGTTTTGGGGGGACTTTTGCAACTCAAGAAAATTTTAGAATCATGCGAAAAGCTCTAGATGAAGTAAGTGAAGAATTAGGAAGATATATAAGGTTAGTGAATTATGCATCGGGTTTATGTATGCCAGAGATATCAGCCATGGGTGCAATTGAAAGATTGGATGTAATGCTCAACGATGCCTTATACGGTATACTTTTCAGAGATATTAATATGCAAAGAACTATAATAGATCAATATTTCTCAAGAGTAATAAGTGGTTTTTCAGGAATCATCATAAATACAGGAGAAGATAATTACTTAACCACAGCCGATGCTTATGAAGAAGCACATACTGTACTAACCTCTCAATTTATAAACGAGCAATTAGCTTTATTTGCAGGAATCCCTGAAGAACAAATGGGACTAGGCCATGCCTTTGAAATGAATCCTGAATTGAAAAATGGCTTCCTTTACGAATTAGCACAAGCAGAGATGGCAAGAGAGATATTTCCAAATGCTCCACTCAAGTATATGCCTCCC
This genomic stretch from Petrotoga sp. 9PW.55.5.1 harbors:
- the ablA gene encoding lysine 2,3-aminomutase — translated: MPRNFKDIPLWKNVTNEEWNDWHWQLKNRITTVEELDQVVNLTDEEKEGIKNTLKTMRMAITPYYASLMDPNNPRCPIRRQAIPTSKELKQGEWDQLDPLHEDSDSPAPGLTHRYPDRVLFLITDMCSMYCRHCTRRRYAGHYDTHRKKGEIEAALQYIRDTPQVRDVLLSGGDALMVGIPVLEYILKELKNIPHVEVVRIGTRIPVVFPQLITNELIDVLKKYHPLWINTQFNHPKEITPESAQACSKLADAGIPLGNQSVLLRGVNDSKYIIMDLVHELVKLRVRPYYLYQCDLSEGIEHFRTSVSKGIEIMESLIGHTSGFAVPAFVVDAPGGGGKIRIMPNYLISQNKDTIILRNYEGVITAYHEPKDTSTDVDDAIYREKYNWYGVARLFEDKEKLSLEPDLLERHERVKLRKKYDDIGGQNEIRRDKNQPNV
- a CDS encoding MaoC family dehydratase, which translates into the protein MKYEEIKINQTYETQKIITGQMVETFAEITGDKNPLHLDEEFASKTIFKKRIAHGILSLGIISSVLGMEFPGPGTIYMKQETKFLKPIYIDEKITIKITVKEKIPDKSRLILVTQIIKEDGSLGIDGEALVMFKN
- a CDS encoding lysine 5,6-aminomutase subunit alpha, with protein sequence MNKLDLDKKKIEYARSLARKIAVDVQTFVEKKSTISTERTICRLLGIDGVDRNGIPLPNVVVDHIKSSGLLNDGAAYIIGKAIIETNLSPQKIAEEIAQEKIELSKITINDELKIKESLQPYVDSMINLIKQNKKIREDYINKIGEGLQPYLYVIVATGNIYEDVIQAQAAARQGADIIAVIRSTGQSLLDYVPFGPTTEGFGGTFATQENFRIMRKALDEVSEELGRYIRLVNYASGLCMPEISAMGAIERLDVMLNDALYGILFRDINMQRTIIDQYFSRVISGFSGIIINTGEDNYLTTADAYEEAHTVLTSQFINEQLALFAGIPEEQMGLGHAFEMNPELKNGFLYELAQAEMAREIFPNAPLKYMPPTKYMTGNIFKGHVQDAMFNVVSIFTKQGIQLLGMLTEAIHTPLMSDRYLSIENAKYIFNNLRDISDEIEFKKNGIIQKRAYQVLDESIDLLEKMSKDGLFNSLTKGIFANIKRPLDGGKGLEGVFDKGKHYFNPFITKMLEGN